One genomic window of Polaromonas sp. SP1 includes the following:
- a CDS encoding SDR family oxidoreductase, which yields MRLEGKKALVTAAGQGIGHATALALAAEGAQVWATDLKPELLASYKGVANITALPLDVLDKAAIQKLVGSLPPLDILFNCAGFVHGGTALQATDEELEFAFHLNVRAQFWMIQSVLPGMQAKKGGSIINMASVCGSIKGLPNRFVYGTTKAAVIGLTKSVAADFVADGVRCNAICPGTVDTPSLQDRINANDDPVAARKAFIARQPLGRLAQAHEIAPLVVFLASDEAAFVTGQAYNVDGGITI from the coding sequence ATGAGACTTGAAGGAAAGAAAGCACTGGTCACCGCAGCGGGCCAGGGCATAGGGCACGCCACTGCATTGGCACTGGCGGCCGAGGGCGCGCAGGTCTGGGCGACAGACCTCAAGCCCGAACTTCTGGCGAGCTACAAAGGCGTGGCCAACATCACCGCGCTGCCGCTCGATGTGCTGGACAAAGCCGCCATCCAGAAGCTGGTGGGCAGCCTTCCGCCGCTGGACATTCTTTTTAACTGCGCCGGCTTTGTGCACGGCGGCACGGCGCTGCAGGCCACCGATGAAGAACTCGAGTTCGCCTTTCACCTCAATGTGCGCGCGCAGTTCTGGATGATCCAGTCGGTGCTGCCCGGCATGCAGGCCAAAAAAGGCGGCAGCATCATCAACATGGCCAGCGTCTGCGGCAGCATCAAGGGCCTGCCCAACCGTTTTGTCTACGGCACCACCAAGGCGGCGGTGATCGGCCTGACCAAAAGCGTCGCGGCCGACTTTGTGGCCGACGGCGTGCGCTGCAATGCCATCTGCCCCGGCACGGTCGACACGCCCTCGCTGCAAGACCGCATCAACGCCAACGACGACCCGGTGGCGGCGCGCAAGGCCTTCATCGCCCGCCAGCCGCTGGGCCGCCTTGCGCAAGCGCATGAGATTGCGCCGCTGGTGGTGTTCCTGGCCAGCGACGAAGCGGCGTTTGTCACCGGCCAGGCCTATAACGTTGACGGCGGGATCACCATATGA
- a CDS encoding fumarylacetoacetate hydrolase family protein: MKLVRYGNPGKEKPGLIDADGKLRDLSAVIKDIGPEQLGDAAIAKLRKLKTDKLPLVKGSPRYGSPVTGVPKFIAIGLNYADHAAESGLPIPAEPVVFMKATSCIQGPNDPIMLPKGSVKTDWEVELGVIIGKTARYVSQKEALDYVAGYCTINDVSEREFQIERGGTWDKGKGCDTFGPLGPWLVTRDEVPNPQKLGLWLEVNGKRVQKGNTKTMIFSVAKIVSYVSQFMTLEPGDVITTGTPPGVGLGMKPPVYLKKGDKVSLGIEGLGEQHQTVIAYKK, from the coding sequence ATGAAACTCGTTCGTTATGGCAACCCCGGCAAGGAAAAGCCCGGCCTCATCGACGCTGACGGCAAGCTGCGCGACCTGAGCGCCGTCATCAAAGACATCGGCCCCGAGCAATTGGGTGACGCGGCAATTGCCAAACTGCGCAAACTCAAGACCGACAAGTTGCCGCTGGTCAAAGGCTCGCCGCGTTACGGCAGCCCGGTCACCGGTGTGCCCAAGTTCATCGCCATCGGCCTGAACTATGCCGACCATGCGGCCGAATCCGGTTTGCCGATTCCGGCCGAGCCGGTGGTCTTCATGAAAGCCACCAGCTGCATTCAGGGCCCGAACGACCCCATCATGCTGCCCAAGGGCTCGGTCAAGACCGACTGGGAAGTCGAGCTCGGCGTGATTATCGGGAAAACCGCGCGTTACGTGTCGCAAAAAGAAGCGCTCGATTACGTGGCCGGCTACTGCACCATCAACGACGTGAGCGAACGCGAATTCCAGATCGAGCGCGGCGGCACCTGGGACAAGGGCAAAGGCTGCGACACCTTCGGGCCGCTCGGCCCCTGGCTGGTCACCCGCGATGAAGTGCCCAACCCGCAAAAGCTGGGCCTCTGGCTTGAGGTCAACGGCAAGCGCGTTCAAAAGGGCAACACCAAAACCATGATTTTCAGCGTCGCCAAGATCGTCAGCTACGTCAGCCAGTTCATGACGCTGGAGCCCGGCGACGTCATCACCACCGGCACCCCGCCCGGCGTAGGCCTGGGCATGAAGCCGCCTGTGTATTTGAAGAAGGGCGACAAGGTTTCGCTGGGCATCGAAGGCCTGGGCGAACAGCACCAAACCGTCATTGCCTATAAGAAGTAA
- a CDS encoding TRAP transporter small permease: MSEKIISDDGSFHTEDEAVDLSGTTLEGWVALGFFWVLGATVLYQFITRYVFNDSAAWTEEIARYELIAVVFIGAAIGVAKNNHIQVDFFYRHMPAKMGRIMSTVTDVLRIGFYGAAVFMTVQMMAKIGNQTRMTIVDLPMNIVYGLCLLGFAAMLVRAIQVARIHYRRGYSVLERPETTMEDR, encoded by the coding sequence ATGAGCGAAAAAATCATCAGCGACGACGGCTCGTTCCACACCGAGGACGAGGCGGTGGACCTGTCAGGAACGACCCTCGAAGGCTGGGTGGCACTGGGCTTCTTCTGGGTGCTGGGCGCCACGGTGCTGTACCAGTTCATCACACGGTATGTCTTCAATGACTCGGCCGCGTGGACAGAAGAAATCGCGCGCTATGAATTGATCGCCGTGGTGTTCATAGGCGCCGCCATCGGCGTGGCCAAGAACAACCATATCCAGGTGGATTTTTTCTACCGCCACATGCCGGCAAAGATGGGCCGCATCATGTCGACGGTGACGGACGTGCTGCGCATCGGCTTTTACGGCGCGGCCGTTTTCATGACGGTGCAGATGATGGCCAAGATCGGCAACCAGACGCGCATGACGATTGTGGATTTGCCCATGAACATCGTCTACGGCCTGTGCCTGCTGGGCTTTGCCGCCATGCTGGTGCGCGCGATCCAGGTGGCCCGCATCCATTACCGCCGCGGCTACAGCGTGCTGGAGCGCCCCGAGACCACCATGGAAGACCGCTGA
- a CDS encoding SDR family NAD(P)-dependent oxidoreductase, producing the protein MNQLDLKGRHAVITGGAVGLGFAIAQRMLASGGTVTLWDINPDALAKAKSALGAGVHTVAVDVASHASVVEAVKQTVAHNPAVDALVNSAGITGPNVKLWDYPPEQWMQVQQVNLNGLFFCCREVVPHMRTRNYGRIVNIASVAGKDGNPNASAYSASKAAVMALTKSLGKELADTGIRVNCVTPAAVKTPIFDQMTPEHIQFMLSKIPMGRFGTPDEVAAMVSWLCTEDCSFSTGAVFDLSGGRSTY; encoded by the coding sequence ATGAACCAGCTTGACCTCAAAGGGCGGCACGCCGTCATCACCGGTGGCGCGGTCGGCCTGGGTTTTGCGATTGCCCAGCGCATGCTGGCTTCAGGCGGCACAGTCACCTTATGGGACATCAACCCCGACGCGCTGGCCAAAGCCAAATCCGCATTGGGCGCCGGTGTGCACACCGTGGCGGTCGATGTGGCCAGCCATGCCAGCGTGGTCGAAGCGGTCAAACAAACCGTGGCCCACAACCCGGCCGTCGATGCGCTCGTCAACTCGGCCGGCATCACCGGCCCCAATGTGAAGCTGTGGGACTACCCGCCCGAGCAGTGGATGCAGGTGCAGCAGGTCAACCTCAACGGCCTCTTCTTTTGCTGCCGCGAGGTGGTGCCGCATATGCGCACGCGCAACTACGGGCGCATCGTCAACATCGCCTCGGTGGCCGGCAAAGACGGCAACCCGAACGCCAGCGCCTACAGCGCCAGCAAGGCCGCCGTGATGGCGCTGACCAAATCGTTGGGCAAGGAACTGGCCGACACCGGCATACGCGTCAACTGCGTCACGCCGGCCGCGGTGAAGACGCCCATCTTTGACCAGATGACACCGGAGCACATCCAGTTCATGCTCTCGAAAATCCCTATGGGACGCTTCGGCACGCCCGATGAGGTGGCTGCCATGGTCAGCTGGCTGTGCACCGAAGATTGCTCTTTCTCGACCGGCGCCGTGTTTGACCTCTCCGGCGGCCGTTCCACTTACTGA
- a CDS encoding FadR/GntR family transcriptional regulator, whose protein sequence is MPLQTVEPQRLYRQIAEQLRTLISAGEWAVGARLPAERDLARQLGVSRPSVREALIAMEVEGWVEVRTGSGVYVLDRSKAPSHDGNGNGRTAEISPDEWGPLELIRARRVVEGEVAAMAATQAKRKHIDAMDKALASMKADADRGVLPLEGDRAFHTAIVESCGNVVLIETIQRFWDSRRGPLFERLGGHFETVDSWRSAITEHQAIFDAVRNRDPDAARVAMHAHMDQSHKRFSVSWRRTKNQEALKK, encoded by the coding sequence ATGCCCCTGCAAACCGTCGAACCGCAACGCCTGTACCGCCAGATCGCCGAGCAGCTGCGTACGCTGATCTCTGCCGGCGAATGGGCCGTGGGCGCACGCCTGCCGGCCGAGCGCGACCTGGCGCGGCAGCTGGGCGTGAGCCGGCCTTCGGTGCGCGAAGCGCTCATTGCGATGGAAGTCGAAGGCTGGGTCGAGGTGCGCACCGGCTCGGGCGTGTATGTGCTGGACCGCAGCAAGGCGCCCAGCCACGACGGCAATGGCAACGGAAGGACGGCAGAAATATCGCCCGACGAATGGGGCCCGCTGGAGCTGATACGCGCCCGCCGTGTGGTCGAAGGCGAAGTCGCCGCCATGGCAGCCACCCAGGCCAAACGCAAACACATTGACGCCATGGACAAAGCCCTGGCCAGCATGAAGGCGGATGCCGACCGCGGCGTGCTGCCGCTGGAGGGCGACCGCGCCTTTCACACCGCCATCGTCGAGTCCTGCGGCAACGTGGTGCTGATCGAGACCATCCAGCGCTTCTGGGATTCACGGCGCGGCCCGCTGTTTGAGCGGCTGGGCGGGCATTTCGAGACCGTCGATTCCTGGCGCTCGGCCATCACCGAGCACCAGGCGATTTTTGACGCGGTGCGTAACCGCGACCCCGATGCCGCGCGGGTGGCCATGCATGCGCACATGGACCAGTCCCACAAGCGCTTCAGCGTGAGCTGGCGCCGCACCAAAAACCAGGAGGCGCTCAAAAAATGA
- a CDS encoding sialic acid TRAP transporter substrate-binding protein SiaP, with the protein MTAFHKKRSAIKTIAACAMMMGALGLSGIASAQTKLKWAHVYETSEPFHKWSVWAGDEIKKRTNGKYEIQVFPASTLGKEADINQGLTLGTVDIILTGASFAGRTYPPLAIGYFPFIFRDAEHQLKFANSDVFRELAAGYDQKSGNHITALNYYGARHVTSSAARPITKPEDMKGLKIRVPDAPAYMAFPKSLGANPTPIAFAEVYLALQNGTVDAQENPLPTIEAKKFFEVQKNISLTGHIVDSLLTVVSGQLWGKLSADEKKIFSDVMLEAAEKTGREIIASEARLVEEFKKKGNNVITVDKNAFRAAVLKNTSPADQGYRQADYDRIINLK; encoded by the coding sequence ATGACCGCATTCCATAAAAAACGATCCGCTATTAAAACCATAGCTGCATGCGCAATGATGATGGGGGCTTTGGGCCTTTCCGGCATTGCATCGGCACAAACAAAACTGAAATGGGCGCACGTCTATGAGACGTCGGAACCGTTTCACAAATGGTCGGTATGGGCCGGCGACGAGATCAAAAAACGCACCAACGGCAAATACGAGATCCAGGTGTTCCCCGCCTCCACGCTGGGCAAGGAAGCCGACATCAACCAGGGCCTGACCCTGGGCACGGTAGACATCATCCTCACGGGCGCAAGCTTTGCCGGCCGCACCTACCCGCCGCTGGCCATTGGCTACTTCCCCTTCATCTTCCGCGACGCGGAGCACCAGCTCAAGTTTGCCAACAGCGATGTGTTCAGGGAGCTGGCCGCCGGCTACGACCAGAAAAGCGGCAACCACATCACCGCGCTCAACTACTACGGCGCGCGCCATGTCACTTCCAGCGCGGCACGGCCCATCACCAAACCTGAGGACATGAAGGGCCTGAAAATCCGCGTGCCGGACGCACCGGCTTACATGGCTTTCCCGAAATCGCTGGGCGCCAACCCGACGCCGATTGCCTTTGCCGAGGTTTACCTCGCGCTGCAGAACGGCACGGTCGACGCGCAGGAGAACCCGCTGCCGACGATTGAAGCCAAGAAGTTCTTTGAAGTGCAGAAAAACATTTCGCTGACCGGCCACATCGTGGATTCGCTGCTGACCGTGGTGTCGGGCCAGCTGTGGGGCAAGCTGAGCGCGGATGAAAAGAAGATCTTCAGCGACGTGATGCTCGAAGCCGCCGAAAAAACCGGCCGCGAAATCATCGCCTCTGAAGCCCGCTTGGTCGAAGAGTTCAAGAAGAAGGGCAACAACGTGATCACGGTCGACAAGAACGCCTTCCGCGCTGCGGTGCTGAAGAACACTTCGCCGGCCGACCAGGGTTATCGCCAAGCCGATTACGACCGAATAATCAATCTGAAATAA